The Bdellovibrionota bacterium genomic sequence CTGATCATGAGAACTCGAGGAGAAGATTCTAAGGCGATGCGCCAAGTACCCTTTCGAGTTTTCTCATTTGATTTTCATGTCGAGATTTCTCCATTTGCGCGATATTTTTTAACTTCCATTGGATTCCAGGAAGGCGCTCCACCCCAGCGACCGAAAAGAGTCCCCAATCGGGCTTTCCTCTCTTAAACGTGAGAATGAACTGCCGTTCATTTTGAGTTAGATTTCTTCGAATATCCGCGATCAATTTATCGAAGGTCTCTTCAAGTTCTCGTTGCGTAACGGTCCTCTCTGTCAGTCCTTCAAACTCGGATTGGAAGGTACTTGTAAAATCCGTTTTTCGCGGATCGAGTAACTCATGGATTGGGCGGTTGTGGCTCAATAGATAAACGATAAAAGCCTTCCTGATGTTATCTGTAAGTCCGCCATCCTCATAAAGAAGAAAAATGTCGAATAAATCGCGGGGATGTTGGCGGTCGAGTGCAGCACAAATCTTTCCGCCATAAAGATCTTCCATGGATAGCGTAGTTATCGAAAACTCCATCTCGA encodes the following:
- a CDS encoding nucleotidyl transferase AbiEii/AbiGii toxin family protein, producing MNLKESPYFPRVRELLRILPYIGEEKSLAIKGGTAINLFVRDLPRLSVDIDLAYLPIESRSESLGKIRAALVNIAAALKKYRPEYEIQNRDFENGKMMIGTAGGLIKIEVNTILRGSVFDPTQIELSRHAQELFEMEFSITTLSMEDLYGGKICAALDRQHPRDLFDIFLLYEDGGLTDNIRKAFIVYLLSHNRPIHELLDPRKTDFTSTFQSEFEGLTERTVTQRELEETFDKLIADIRRNLTQNERQFILTFKRGKPDWGLFSVAGVERLPGIQWKLKNIAQMEKSRHENQMRKLERVLGASP